The following proteins are encoded in a genomic region of Triticum dicoccoides isolate Atlit2015 ecotype Zavitan chromosome 1B, WEW_v2.0, whole genome shotgun sequence:
- the LOC119302452 gene encoding uncharacterized protein LOC119302452 → MAKKPLPGNSAGRRYSAPPTYSLAARLAQGLPNEQAASSLVDSRSNCQIYKMTAIKQEEVHRAIDTSGGQITHDEPRCRKHNKPYEHIHCSRKASSTQKFKGKKVHVNPGKYILRANAGMARFIKGVEKRATITKGWSDFFR, encoded by the exons ATGGCCAAGAAGCCGCTGCCAGGTAACAGTGCTGGGCGTCGTTACAGCGCGCCACCGACGTATTCACTCGCGGCGCGCCTGGCTCAAGGGCTCCCCAACGAACAGGCCGCCTCTTCCCTTGTGGATAGCCGCTCCAATTGCCAGATTTACAAG ATGACAGCTATTAAACAAGAGGAGGTGCACAGAGCCATTGATACCAGCGGTGGCCAAATTACCCATG ACGAACCACGGTGTCGGAAGCACAATAAGCCATACGAGCATATTCATTGCTCACGCAAAGCAAGCTCAACCCAAAAGTTCAAAGGCAAGAAAGTGCATGTAAATCCTGGAAAGTACATTCTCCGTG CTAACGCTGGCATGGCCCGCTTTATCAAGGGTGTTGAGAAAAGAGCCACCATCACTAAAGGCTGGAGCGACTTCTTCCGTTAG